A stretch of the Mustela lutreola isolate mMusLut2 chromosome 18, mMusLut2.pri, whole genome shotgun sequence genome encodes the following:
- the FGFR1 gene encoding fibroblast growth factor receptor 1 isoform X6: MWSWKCLLFWAVLVTATLCTARPAPTLPEQDALPSSEDDDDDDDSSSEEKETDNTKPNRMPVAPYWTSPEKMEKKLHAVPAAKTVKFKCPSSGTPNPTLRWLKNGKEFKPDHRIGGYKVRYATWSIIMDSVVPSDKGNYTCIVENEYGSINHTYQLDVVERSPHRPILQAGLPANKTVALGSNVEFMCKVYSDPQPHIQWLKHIEVNGSKIGPDNLPYVQILKTAGVNTTDKEMEVLHLRNVSFEDAGEYTCLAGNSIGLSHHSAWLTVLEALEERPAVMTSPLYLEIIIYCTGAFLISCMVGSVIIYKMKSGTKKSDFHSQMAVHKLAKSIPLRRQVTVSADSSASMNSGVLLVRPSRLSSSGTPMLAGVSEYELPEDPRWELPRDRLVLGKPLGEGCFGQVVLAEAIGLDKDKPNRVTKVAVKMLKADATEKDLSDLISEMEMMKMIGKHKNIINLLGACTQDGPLYVIVEYASKGNLREYLQARRPPGLEYCYNPSHNPEEQLSSKDLVSCAYQVARGMEYLASKKCIHRDLAARNVLVTEDNVMKIADFGLARDIHHIDYYKKTTNGRLPVKWMAPEALFDRIYTHQSDVWSFGVLLWEIFTLGGSPYPGVPVEELFKLLKEGHRMDKPSNCTNELYMMMRDCWHAVPSQRPTFKQLVEDLDRIVALTSNQEYLDLSVPLDQYSPSFPDTRSSTCSSGEDSVFSHEPLPEEPCLPRHPAQLANGGLKRR, encoded by the exons ATGCTCTCCCCTCCTCGGAGGATGACGACGATGATGATGACTCCTCTTcagaggagaaagagacagataaCACCAAACCAAACCGTATGC CCGTGGCTCCATACTGGACATCCccagaaaagatggaaaagaaattgCATGCGGTGCCGGCTGCCAAGACTGTGAAGTTCAAATGCCCTTCCAGTGGGACTCCCAACCCCACACTGCGCTGGTTGAAAAATGGCAAAGAATTCAAACCTGACCACAGGATTGGAGGCTACAAG GTCCGTTACGCCACCTGGAGCATCATAATGGACTCCGTGGTGCCTTCGGATAAGGGCAACTACACGTGCATCGTGGAGAATGAATACGGCAGCATTAACCACACCTACCAGCTCGACGTCGTGG AGCGGTCCCCTCACCGGCCCATCCTGCAGGCAGGGTTGCCTGCCAACAAGACGGTGGCCCTGGGCAGCAATGTGGAGTTCATGTGTAAGGTGTACAGTGACCCACAGCCCCATATCCAGTGGCTAAAGCACATCGAGGTGAATGGGAGTAAGATTGGTCCAGACAACCTGCCTTATGTCCAGATCTTGAAG ACTGCCGGAGTTAATACCACCGACAAAGAGATGGAAGTGCTCCACTTAAGGAATGTCTCCTTTGAGGACGCGGGGGAGTATACGTGCTTGGCGGGTAACTCTATCGGACTGTCCCATCACTCTGCATGGTTGACCGTTCTGGAAG CCCTGGAAGAGAGGCCCGCGGTGATGACCTCGCCCTTATACCTGGAGATCATCATCTACTGCACAGGGGCCTTCCTCATCTCCTGCATGGTGGGCTCTGTCATCATCTACAAGATGAAAAGTGGCACCAAGAAGAGCGACTTCCACAGCCAGATGGCCGTGCACAAGCTGGCCAAGAGCATCCCTCTGCGCAGACAGGTAACA GTGTCTGCGGATTCCAGTGCATCCATGAACTCTGGGGTTCTGCTGGTTCGGCCTTCACGGCTCTCCTCTAGTGGAACCCCCATGCTGGCCGGGGTCTCTGAATACGAGCTTCCCGAAGACCCTCGCTGGGAGCTGCCACGAGATAG GCTGGTTTTAGGCAAACCCCTGGGAGAGGGCtgctttgggcaggtggtgttggcgGAGGCCATTGGACTGGACAAGGACAAACCCAACCGTGTGACCAAAGTggctgtgaagatgttgaagg ccgatgcaacagagaaagacctgtcagaCCTAATCTcggaaatggagatgatgaagatgatcgGGAAGCACAAGAACATCATCAACCTGCTGGGTGCCTGCACGCAAGACG GTCCTTTGTACGTCATCGTGGAGTATGCCTCCAAAGGCAACCTACGAGAGTACCTGCAGGCCCGGAGGCCCCCCGggctggagtactgttacaaccCCAGCCACAACCCAGAGGAGCagctctcctccaaggacctggtatcctgcgCCTATCAGGTGGCCCGAGGCATGGAGTATCTCGCCTCCAAGAAG TGCATACACCGAGACCTGGCTGCCAGGAATGTGCTGGTGACCGAGGACAACGTGATGAAGATCGCAGACTTCGGCCTCGCGCGGGACATCCACCACATCGactactataaaaagacaaccaac GGCCggctgcctgtgaagtggatggccCCCGAGGCTTTGTTTGACCGGATCTACACCCACCAGAGTGACGT CTGGTCTTTTGGGGTGCTCCTGTGGGAGATCTTCACTCTGGGAGGCTCCCCGTATCCTGGCGTGCCTGTGGAGGAgcttttcaagctgctgaaggagggTCATCGGATGGACAAGCCCAGTAACTGCACCAATGAGCT GTACATGATGATGCGGGATTGCTGGCATGCGGTACCCTCTCAGAGACCTACCTTCAAGCAGCTGGTGGAAGACCTGGACCGCattgtggccttgacctccaaccag GAGTACCTGGACCTGTCTGTGCCCCTGGACCAGTACTCTCCCAGCTTTCCCGACACCCGAAGCTCTACCTGCTCCTCAGGGGAGGATTCTGTCTTCTCTCATGAGCCGTTGCCGGAGGAACCCTGTCTGCCccgacacccagcccagcttgccaatggtggactcaaacgACGCTGA
- the FGFR1 gene encoding fibroblast growth factor receptor 1 isoform X1 codes for MWSWKCLLFWAVLVTATLCTARPAPTLPEQAQPWGAPVEVESFLVHPGDPLQLRCRLRDDVQSINWLRDGVQLVESNRTRITGEEVEVRDSVPADSGLYACVTSSPSGSDTTYFSVNVSDALPSSEDDDDDDDSSSEEKETDNTKPNRMPVAPYWTSPEKMEKKLHAVPAAKTVKFKCPSSGTPNPTLRWLKNGKEFKPDHRIGGYKVRYATWSIIMDSVVPSDKGNYTCIVENEYGSINHTYQLDVVERSPHRPILQAGLPANKTVALGSNVEFMCKVYSDPQPHIQWLKHIEVNGSKIGPDNLPYVQILKTAGVNTTDKEMEVLHLRNVSFEDAGEYTCLAGNSIGLSHHSAWLTVLEALEERPAVMTSPLYLEIIIYCTGAFLISCMVGSVIIYKMKSGTKKSDFHSQMAVHKLAKSIPLRRQVTVSADSSASMNSGVLLVRPSRLSSSGTPMLAGVSEYELPEDPRWELPRDRLVLGKPLGEGCFGQVVLAEAIGLDKDKPNRVTKVAVKMLKADATEKDLSDLISEMEMMKMIGKHKNIINLLGACTQDGPLYVIVEYASKGNLREYLQARRPPGLEYCYNPSHNPEEQLSSKDLVSCAYQVARGMEYLASKKCIHRDLAARNVLVTEDNVMKIADFGLARDIHHIDYYKKTTNGRLPVKWMAPEALFDRIYTHQSDVWSFGVLLWEIFTLGGSPYPGVPVEELFKLLKEGHRMDKPSNCTNELYMMMRDCWHAVPSQRPTFKQLVEDLDRIVALTSNQEYLDLSVPLDQYSPSFPDTRSSTCSSGEDSVFSHEPLPEEPCLPRHPAQLANGGLKRR; via the exons cccagccctggggagccCCCGTGGAAGTGGAGTCCTTCCTGGTCCACCCTGGTGACCCGCTGCAGCTTCGCTGTCGGCTGCGGGACGATGTCCAGAGCATCAACTGGCTGCGGGACGGGGTGCAGCTGGTGGAAAGCAACCGTACCCGCATCacaggggaggaggtggaggtgcGGGACTCCGTGCCTGCCGACTCCGGCCTCTACGCTTGTGTGACCAGCAGCCCCTCGGGCAGTGACACCACCTACTTCTCCGTCAATGTCTCAG ATGCTCTCCCCTCCTCGGAGGATGACGACGATGATGATGACTCCTCTTcagaggagaaagagacagataaCACCAAACCAAACCGTATGC CCGTGGCTCCATACTGGACATCCccagaaaagatggaaaagaaattgCATGCGGTGCCGGCTGCCAAGACTGTGAAGTTCAAATGCCCTTCCAGTGGGACTCCCAACCCCACACTGCGCTGGTTGAAAAATGGCAAAGAATTCAAACCTGACCACAGGATTGGAGGCTACAAG GTCCGTTACGCCACCTGGAGCATCATAATGGACTCCGTGGTGCCTTCGGATAAGGGCAACTACACGTGCATCGTGGAGAATGAATACGGCAGCATTAACCACACCTACCAGCTCGACGTCGTGG AGCGGTCCCCTCACCGGCCCATCCTGCAGGCAGGGTTGCCTGCCAACAAGACGGTGGCCCTGGGCAGCAATGTGGAGTTCATGTGTAAGGTGTACAGTGACCCACAGCCCCATATCCAGTGGCTAAAGCACATCGAGGTGAATGGGAGTAAGATTGGTCCAGACAACCTGCCTTATGTCCAGATCTTGAAG ACTGCCGGAGTTAATACCACCGACAAAGAGATGGAAGTGCTCCACTTAAGGAATGTCTCCTTTGAGGACGCGGGGGAGTATACGTGCTTGGCGGGTAACTCTATCGGACTGTCCCATCACTCTGCATGGTTGACCGTTCTGGAAG CCCTGGAAGAGAGGCCCGCGGTGATGACCTCGCCCTTATACCTGGAGATCATCATCTACTGCACAGGGGCCTTCCTCATCTCCTGCATGGTGGGCTCTGTCATCATCTACAAGATGAAAAGTGGCACCAAGAAGAGCGACTTCCACAGCCAGATGGCCGTGCACAAGCTGGCCAAGAGCATCCCTCTGCGCAGACAGGTAACA GTGTCTGCGGATTCCAGTGCATCCATGAACTCTGGGGTTCTGCTGGTTCGGCCTTCACGGCTCTCCTCTAGTGGAACCCCCATGCTGGCCGGGGTCTCTGAATACGAGCTTCCCGAAGACCCTCGCTGGGAGCTGCCACGAGATAG GCTGGTTTTAGGCAAACCCCTGGGAGAGGGCtgctttgggcaggtggtgttggcgGAGGCCATTGGACTGGACAAGGACAAACCCAACCGTGTGACCAAAGTggctgtgaagatgttgaagg ccgatgcaacagagaaagacctgtcagaCCTAATCTcggaaatggagatgatgaagatgatcgGGAAGCACAAGAACATCATCAACCTGCTGGGTGCCTGCACGCAAGACG GTCCTTTGTACGTCATCGTGGAGTATGCCTCCAAAGGCAACCTACGAGAGTACCTGCAGGCCCGGAGGCCCCCCGggctggagtactgttacaaccCCAGCCACAACCCAGAGGAGCagctctcctccaaggacctggtatcctgcgCCTATCAGGTGGCCCGAGGCATGGAGTATCTCGCCTCCAAGAAG TGCATACACCGAGACCTGGCTGCCAGGAATGTGCTGGTGACCGAGGACAACGTGATGAAGATCGCAGACTTCGGCCTCGCGCGGGACATCCACCACATCGactactataaaaagacaaccaac GGCCggctgcctgtgaagtggatggccCCCGAGGCTTTGTTTGACCGGATCTACACCCACCAGAGTGACGT CTGGTCTTTTGGGGTGCTCCTGTGGGAGATCTTCACTCTGGGAGGCTCCCCGTATCCTGGCGTGCCTGTGGAGGAgcttttcaagctgctgaaggagggTCATCGGATGGACAAGCCCAGTAACTGCACCAATGAGCT GTACATGATGATGCGGGATTGCTGGCATGCGGTACCCTCTCAGAGACCTACCTTCAAGCAGCTGGTGGAAGACCTGGACCGCattgtggccttgacctccaaccag GAGTACCTGGACCTGTCTGTGCCCCTGGACCAGTACTCTCCCAGCTTTCCCGACACCCGAAGCTCTACCTGCTCCTCAGGGGAGGATTCTGTCTTCTCTCATGAGCCGTTGCCGGAGGAACCCTGTCTGCCccgacacccagcccagcttgccaatggtggactcaaacgACGCTGA
- the FGFR1 gene encoding fibroblast growth factor receptor 1 isoform X8, which produces MWSWKCLLFWAVLVTATLCTARPAPTLPEQDALPSSEDDDDDDDSSSEEKETDNTKPNPVAPYWTSPEKMEKKLHAVPAAKTVKFKCPSSGTPNPTLRWLKNGKEFKPDHRIGGYKVRYATWSIIMDSVVPSDKGNYTCIVENEYGSINHTYQLDVVERSPHRPILQAGLPANKTVALGSNVEFMCKVYSDPQPHIQWLKHIEVNGSKIGPDNLPYVQILKTAGVNTTDKEMEVLHLRNVSFEDAGEYTCLAGNSIGLSHHSAWLTVLEALEERPAVMTSPLYLEIIIYCTGAFLISCMVGSVIIYKMKSGTKKSDFHSQMAVHKLAKSIPLRRQVSADSSASMNSGVLLVRPSRLSSSGTPMLAGVSEYELPEDPRWELPRDRLVLGKPLGEGCFGQVVLAEAIGLDKDKPNRVTKVAVKMLKADATEKDLSDLISEMEMMKMIGKHKNIINLLGACTQDGPLYVIVEYASKGNLREYLQARRPPGLEYCYNPSHNPEEQLSSKDLVSCAYQVARGMEYLASKKCIHRDLAARNVLVTEDNVMKIADFGLARDIHHIDYYKKTTNGRLPVKWMAPEALFDRIYTHQSDVWSFGVLLWEIFTLGGSPYPGVPVEELFKLLKEGHRMDKPSNCTNELYMMMRDCWHAVPSQRPTFKQLVEDLDRIVALTSNQEYLDLSVPLDQYSPSFPDTRSSTCSSGEDSVFSHEPLPEEPCLPRHPAQLANGGLKRR; this is translated from the exons ATGCTCTCCCCTCCTCGGAGGATGACGACGATGATGATGACTCCTCTTcagaggagaaagagacagataaCACCAAACCAAACC CCGTGGCTCCATACTGGACATCCccagaaaagatggaaaagaaattgCATGCGGTGCCGGCTGCCAAGACTGTGAAGTTCAAATGCCCTTCCAGTGGGACTCCCAACCCCACACTGCGCTGGTTGAAAAATGGCAAAGAATTCAAACCTGACCACAGGATTGGAGGCTACAAG GTCCGTTACGCCACCTGGAGCATCATAATGGACTCCGTGGTGCCTTCGGATAAGGGCAACTACACGTGCATCGTGGAGAATGAATACGGCAGCATTAACCACACCTACCAGCTCGACGTCGTGG AGCGGTCCCCTCACCGGCCCATCCTGCAGGCAGGGTTGCCTGCCAACAAGACGGTGGCCCTGGGCAGCAATGTGGAGTTCATGTGTAAGGTGTACAGTGACCCACAGCCCCATATCCAGTGGCTAAAGCACATCGAGGTGAATGGGAGTAAGATTGGTCCAGACAACCTGCCTTATGTCCAGATCTTGAAG ACTGCCGGAGTTAATACCACCGACAAAGAGATGGAAGTGCTCCACTTAAGGAATGTCTCCTTTGAGGACGCGGGGGAGTATACGTGCTTGGCGGGTAACTCTATCGGACTGTCCCATCACTCTGCATGGTTGACCGTTCTGGAAG CCCTGGAAGAGAGGCCCGCGGTGATGACCTCGCCCTTATACCTGGAGATCATCATCTACTGCACAGGGGCCTTCCTCATCTCCTGCATGGTGGGCTCTGTCATCATCTACAAGATGAAAAGTGGCACCAAGAAGAGCGACTTCCACAGCCAGATGGCCGTGCACAAGCTGGCCAAGAGCATCCCTCTGCGCAGACAG GTGTCTGCGGATTCCAGTGCATCCATGAACTCTGGGGTTCTGCTGGTTCGGCCTTCACGGCTCTCCTCTAGTGGAACCCCCATGCTGGCCGGGGTCTCTGAATACGAGCTTCCCGAAGACCCTCGCTGGGAGCTGCCACGAGATAG GCTGGTTTTAGGCAAACCCCTGGGAGAGGGCtgctttgggcaggtggtgttggcgGAGGCCATTGGACTGGACAAGGACAAACCCAACCGTGTGACCAAAGTggctgtgaagatgttgaagg ccgatgcaacagagaaagacctgtcagaCCTAATCTcggaaatggagatgatgaagatgatcgGGAAGCACAAGAACATCATCAACCTGCTGGGTGCCTGCACGCAAGACG GTCCTTTGTACGTCATCGTGGAGTATGCCTCCAAAGGCAACCTACGAGAGTACCTGCAGGCCCGGAGGCCCCCCGggctggagtactgttacaaccCCAGCCACAACCCAGAGGAGCagctctcctccaaggacctggtatcctgcgCCTATCAGGTGGCCCGAGGCATGGAGTATCTCGCCTCCAAGAAG TGCATACACCGAGACCTGGCTGCCAGGAATGTGCTGGTGACCGAGGACAACGTGATGAAGATCGCAGACTTCGGCCTCGCGCGGGACATCCACCACATCGactactataaaaagacaaccaac GGCCggctgcctgtgaagtggatggccCCCGAGGCTTTGTTTGACCGGATCTACACCCACCAGAGTGACGT CTGGTCTTTTGGGGTGCTCCTGTGGGAGATCTTCACTCTGGGAGGCTCCCCGTATCCTGGCGTGCCTGTGGAGGAgcttttcaagctgctgaaggagggTCATCGGATGGACAAGCCCAGTAACTGCACCAATGAGCT GTACATGATGATGCGGGATTGCTGGCATGCGGTACCCTCTCAGAGACCTACCTTCAAGCAGCTGGTGGAAGACCTGGACCGCattgtggccttgacctccaaccag GAGTACCTGGACCTGTCTGTGCCCCTGGACCAGTACTCTCCCAGCTTTCCCGACACCCGAAGCTCTACCTGCTCCTCAGGGGAGGATTCTGTCTTCTCTCATGAGCCGTTGCCGGAGGAACCCTGTCTGCCccgacacccagcccagcttgccaatggtggactcaaacgACGCTGA
- the FGFR1 gene encoding fibroblast growth factor receptor 1 isoform X7 — MWSWKCLLFWAVLVTATLCTARPAPTLPEQDALPSSEDDDDDDDSSSEEKETDNTKPNPVAPYWTSPEKMEKKLHAVPAAKTVKFKCPSSGTPNPTLRWLKNGKEFKPDHRIGGYKVRYATWSIIMDSVVPSDKGNYTCIVENEYGSINHTYQLDVVERSPHRPILQAGLPANKTVALGSNVEFMCKVYSDPQPHIQWLKHIEVNGSKIGPDNLPYVQILKTAGVNTTDKEMEVLHLRNVSFEDAGEYTCLAGNSIGLSHHSAWLTVLEALEERPAVMTSPLYLEIIIYCTGAFLISCMVGSVIIYKMKSGTKKSDFHSQMAVHKLAKSIPLRRQVTVSADSSASMNSGVLLVRPSRLSSSGTPMLAGVSEYELPEDPRWELPRDRLVLGKPLGEGCFGQVVLAEAIGLDKDKPNRVTKVAVKMLKADATEKDLSDLISEMEMMKMIGKHKNIINLLGACTQDGPLYVIVEYASKGNLREYLQARRPPGLEYCYNPSHNPEEQLSSKDLVSCAYQVARGMEYLASKKCIHRDLAARNVLVTEDNVMKIADFGLARDIHHIDYYKKTTNGRLPVKWMAPEALFDRIYTHQSDVWSFGVLLWEIFTLGGSPYPGVPVEELFKLLKEGHRMDKPSNCTNELYMMMRDCWHAVPSQRPTFKQLVEDLDRIVALTSNQEYLDLSVPLDQYSPSFPDTRSSTCSSGEDSVFSHEPLPEEPCLPRHPAQLANGGLKRR; from the exons ATGCTCTCCCCTCCTCGGAGGATGACGACGATGATGATGACTCCTCTTcagaggagaaagagacagataaCACCAAACCAAACC CCGTGGCTCCATACTGGACATCCccagaaaagatggaaaagaaattgCATGCGGTGCCGGCTGCCAAGACTGTGAAGTTCAAATGCCCTTCCAGTGGGACTCCCAACCCCACACTGCGCTGGTTGAAAAATGGCAAAGAATTCAAACCTGACCACAGGATTGGAGGCTACAAG GTCCGTTACGCCACCTGGAGCATCATAATGGACTCCGTGGTGCCTTCGGATAAGGGCAACTACACGTGCATCGTGGAGAATGAATACGGCAGCATTAACCACACCTACCAGCTCGACGTCGTGG AGCGGTCCCCTCACCGGCCCATCCTGCAGGCAGGGTTGCCTGCCAACAAGACGGTGGCCCTGGGCAGCAATGTGGAGTTCATGTGTAAGGTGTACAGTGACCCACAGCCCCATATCCAGTGGCTAAAGCACATCGAGGTGAATGGGAGTAAGATTGGTCCAGACAACCTGCCTTATGTCCAGATCTTGAAG ACTGCCGGAGTTAATACCACCGACAAAGAGATGGAAGTGCTCCACTTAAGGAATGTCTCCTTTGAGGACGCGGGGGAGTATACGTGCTTGGCGGGTAACTCTATCGGACTGTCCCATCACTCTGCATGGTTGACCGTTCTGGAAG CCCTGGAAGAGAGGCCCGCGGTGATGACCTCGCCCTTATACCTGGAGATCATCATCTACTGCACAGGGGCCTTCCTCATCTCCTGCATGGTGGGCTCTGTCATCATCTACAAGATGAAAAGTGGCACCAAGAAGAGCGACTTCCACAGCCAGATGGCCGTGCACAAGCTGGCCAAGAGCATCCCTCTGCGCAGACAGGTAACA GTGTCTGCGGATTCCAGTGCATCCATGAACTCTGGGGTTCTGCTGGTTCGGCCTTCACGGCTCTCCTCTAGTGGAACCCCCATGCTGGCCGGGGTCTCTGAATACGAGCTTCCCGAAGACCCTCGCTGGGAGCTGCCACGAGATAG GCTGGTTTTAGGCAAACCCCTGGGAGAGGGCtgctttgggcaggtggtgttggcgGAGGCCATTGGACTGGACAAGGACAAACCCAACCGTGTGACCAAAGTggctgtgaagatgttgaagg ccgatgcaacagagaaagacctgtcagaCCTAATCTcggaaatggagatgatgaagatgatcgGGAAGCACAAGAACATCATCAACCTGCTGGGTGCCTGCACGCAAGACG GTCCTTTGTACGTCATCGTGGAGTATGCCTCCAAAGGCAACCTACGAGAGTACCTGCAGGCCCGGAGGCCCCCCGggctggagtactgttacaaccCCAGCCACAACCCAGAGGAGCagctctcctccaaggacctggtatcctgcgCCTATCAGGTGGCCCGAGGCATGGAGTATCTCGCCTCCAAGAAG TGCATACACCGAGACCTGGCTGCCAGGAATGTGCTGGTGACCGAGGACAACGTGATGAAGATCGCAGACTTCGGCCTCGCGCGGGACATCCACCACATCGactactataaaaagacaaccaac GGCCggctgcctgtgaagtggatggccCCCGAGGCTTTGTTTGACCGGATCTACACCCACCAGAGTGACGT CTGGTCTTTTGGGGTGCTCCTGTGGGAGATCTTCACTCTGGGAGGCTCCCCGTATCCTGGCGTGCCTGTGGAGGAgcttttcaagctgctgaaggagggTCATCGGATGGACAAGCCCAGTAACTGCACCAATGAGCT GTACATGATGATGCGGGATTGCTGGCATGCGGTACCCTCTCAGAGACCTACCTTCAAGCAGCTGGTGGAAGACCTGGACCGCattgtggccttgacctccaaccag GAGTACCTGGACCTGTCTGTGCCCCTGGACCAGTACTCTCCCAGCTTTCCCGACACCCGAAGCTCTACCTGCTCCTCAGGGGAGGATTCTGTCTTCTCTCATGAGCCGTTGCCGGAGGAACCCTGTCTGCCccgacacccagcccagcttgccaatggtggactcaaacgACGCTGA